The following are encoded together in the Mesoterricola sediminis genome:
- a CDS encoding PulJ/GspJ family protein yields the protein MCATRRTHLGFSLVELMVAVAFTAILMAGLARVFRGSASNYAAVNETIGIQRSNRWALEQISDDFSQAGMIFPDRALPTYIMSGSEPLFSLALDQALTVKRISDTDPTTTQDETVTSDVIEFFQDIPLRVRAEFATNTDGEDIAYTGVPTSPPTSVTLNLLAGNITDLQANDVMVILDSGEKGYWEHPLIAGGTNPIAFQTDQNVVNRFAMGNGTVGLKKPHFAKVPVMFMRPAQLVRFSVQAVGLDPANSGVRLPCLVRQQADYPLTGTVDWTKVPGRIVAENVDGFRLDLSFDGGRTWTRPTTGTVDWATMQANANSQLNSAGLQGLKSITDPLHPDWFRSINCLIRIDLTSRTPLRRSEYATTPGTRAYRTRTQTILVSPRNFAYGS from the coding sequence ATGTGCGCTACTAGACGGACCCACCTGGGCTTCTCCCTCGTCGAACTCATGGTCGCCGTGGCCTTCACGGCGATCCTCATGGCGGGCCTGGCCCGGGTCTTCCGGGGCTCGGCGTCCAACTACGCCGCCGTGAACGAGACCATCGGCATCCAGCGCAGCAACCGCTGGGCCCTCGAGCAGATCTCGGACGACTTCTCCCAGGCGGGCATGATCTTCCCCGACCGGGCCCTCCCCACCTACATCATGAGCGGCAGCGAACCCCTCTTCTCGCTGGCCCTCGACCAGGCCCTCACGGTGAAGCGGATCAGCGACACGGATCCCACGACCACCCAGGACGAGACGGTGACCTCGGACGTCATCGAGTTCTTCCAGGACATCCCCCTGCGGGTCCGGGCCGAGTTCGCCACGAACACGGACGGCGAGGACATCGCCTACACGGGCGTGCCCACCTCGCCCCCGACGAGCGTCACCCTCAACCTGCTGGCGGGGAACATCACCGACCTCCAGGCCAACGACGTCATGGTGATCCTGGACAGCGGCGAGAAGGGCTACTGGGAACATCCGCTCATCGCCGGAGGCACCAACCCCATCGCGTTCCAGACGGACCAGAACGTCGTGAACCGCTTCGCCATGGGAAATGGCACCGTCGGCCTCAAGAAGCCCCACTTCGCCAAGGTGCCGGTCATGTTCATGCGCCCCGCCCAGCTGGTGCGCTTCTCCGTCCAGGCGGTGGGCCTGGACCCGGCCAATTCGGGGGTCCGGCTCCCGTGCCTGGTCCGGCAGCAGGCCGATTATCCCCTGACGGGCACGGTGGACTGGACGAAGGTCCCGGGCCGCATCGTGGCCGAGAACGTGGACGGCTTCCGCCTGGACCTGTCCTTCGACGGCGGGCGCACCTGGACGCGGCCCACGACGGGCACGGTGGACTGGGCGACGATGCAGGCCAATGCCAACAGCCAGCTGAACTCGGCAGGCCTCCAGGGCCTGAAGTCCATCACCGATCCCCTCCACCCGGACTGGTTCCGCTCCATCAACTGCCTGATCCGCATCGACCTGACCTCGCGGACCCCCCTGCGCCGGAGCGAATACGCCACCACGCCGGGCACGCGGGCCTACCGCACCCGAACCCAGACCATCCTCGTTTCTCCAAGGAATTTCGCGTATGGCTCCTGA
- a CDS encoding type IV pilus modification PilV family protein has protein sequence MRARGAAPAGQGGFTLVEFLLAAFILSIGLLGLAALQAASTAASTGGRGRVTASYVADQVLQQVQSEGQHSYFAKMNGLTPAYTALYTKDPGTSKDPAPVGGFNVDGVQVTTSTGAAVANLAKLVPDPQKRVPVYAASWARLAYQGTAPVSAMHSQEFVVNVTWTDGAVNRVMSMSRYVRY, from the coding sequence GTGAGGGCCCGGGGCGCGGCGCCGGCGGGGCAGGGGGGCTTCACCCTGGTGGAGTTCCTGCTGGCGGCCTTCATCCTCTCCATCGGACTTCTCGGCCTCGCGGCCCTCCAGGCCGCCTCCACCGCGGCTTCCACCGGCGGCAGGGGCCGGGTGACGGCCTCGTACGTGGCCGACCAGGTGCTGCAGCAGGTCCAGAGCGAGGGCCAGCACAGCTACTTCGCCAAGATGAACGGGCTGACCCCGGCCTACACGGCGCTCTACACCAAGGATCCTGGCACCTCCAAGGACCCGGCGCCGGTGGGCGGATTCAATGTGGACGGCGTGCAGGTCACGACGTCCACGGGGGCCGCCGTGGCGAACCTGGCCAAGCTGGTCCCCGATCCCCAGAAGCGCGTGCCGGTCTACGCCGCGTCCTGGGCCCGGCTGGCCTACCAGGGCACCGCCCCCGTGTCCGCCATGCACTCCCAGGAGTTCGTGGTGAACGTCACCTGGACCGACGGCGCGGTGAACCGCGTCATGAGCATGAGCCGCTATGTGCGCTACTAG
- a CDS encoding ATP-dependent nuclease, with amino-acid sequence MRIATLKIENFRGVNTGVVQFGKHSILIGDNNTGKTTLIEALALLLGRDRLVRELTEHDFFGSCPQAADRIKIIATLTDFPNDDPEESSQWFREGRAVVKWLDGASGTVHPRRENQAWKLCCQLAVQARFDQESLAVETLRYFYDHDQPIDPFSEDAPAIIPGKLIQELSFYLVRASRTWDKVFSWGNELFKRTVAAAAAQPAASLLAERDRLRSPEQPIDADPGIEPLVQSLNKELAISFPNAPQVQLRVTATDSRSVMEAVTAHFKGEDGNSIPAARQGSGLVSMQGLLLLLELGRARAAGGGEFLMALEEPEIHLPPSAQQHLVRRVQALSTQTFVTTHSPLVASMADPTSVLILRKHAGVLSTEPFLKEPLPEVAPNWQRRLLQHSRIDVLGALMQPSLLVPEGKADFHLLRCIWKPLMTTSGWVETLSRPYGIEVGVVPTEDAKVVETHRLMARLHRNASCLVDGDREGLRYVEHLKDTPAPPAAIIRWNDGAMIEDIVGWVLKAGEDAAIAMLAEIPQASIRSSSDVVAYLKGHKMDIVAYEHVAEAIANNESCRKRAAELFSGLACACAGSPTTQRFLPGPEGVWVFQP; translated from the coding sequence ATGAGAATAGCTACCCTGAAGATTGAGAACTTCCGCGGCGTAAACACGGGCGTTGTTCAATTCGGAAAACACTCGATTCTCATCGGGGACAACAACACAGGCAAAACAACATTGATCGAAGCCCTCGCCCTTCTTCTGGGAAGGGACCGACTGGTTCGGGAGCTCACTGAGCATGATTTTTTCGGGTCATGCCCTCAAGCAGCCGATCGAATCAAGATCATCGCCACCCTTACGGATTTTCCCAATGACGATCCGGAAGAAAGCAGCCAGTGGTTTCGGGAAGGTAGAGCGGTAGTCAAATGGCTTGATGGAGCCTCTGGCACGGTTCATCCCCGGAGGGAAAACCAAGCATGGAAACTGTGTTGCCAACTCGCAGTGCAAGCCAGGTTTGATCAAGAATCCTTGGCAGTAGAAACACTTCGATATTTCTATGACCACGACCAACCTATTGACCCTTTTTCGGAAGACGCCCCGGCAATAATACCCGGCAAGCTTATTCAGGAATTGAGCTTTTACCTTGTGCGAGCAAGTCGCACGTGGGACAAAGTTTTCTCCTGGGGCAACGAATTGTTCAAGCGGACTGTGGCAGCAGCCGCTGCGCAACCAGCCGCCTCCCTCCTGGCTGAGCGAGACCGCCTTCGTTCACCGGAGCAACCAATTGATGCTGACCCAGGCATTGAACCGCTAGTTCAGAGCTTAAACAAGGAACTAGCCATTTCCTTCCCAAATGCGCCCCAAGTGCAGCTTCGAGTTACTGCGACGGACAGCCGCTCTGTAATGGAAGCCGTAACAGCTCATTTTAAAGGGGAAGACGGGAATAGCATCCCCGCCGCTAGACAAGGAAGTGGACTTGTTTCAATGCAAGGATTGCTCCTACTCCTTGAATTGGGTCGGGCACGCGCAGCGGGAGGTGGCGAATTCTTAATGGCCCTTGAAGAGCCAGAAATTCACCTCCCCCCTTCGGCCCAGCAGCACTTGGTGCGGCGCGTGCAAGCGCTTTCAACCCAGACATTCGTGACAACTCACTCGCCACTCGTTGCAAGCATGGCTGACCCAACTTCCGTATTGATTCTAAGAAAGCACGCCGGTGTTCTATCCACTGAGCCATTCCTCAAGGAACCTCTACCGGAAGTGGCACCAAACTGGCAGAGAAGACTTTTACAACACAGCCGAATAGATGTTCTCGGTGCGTTAATGCAGCCATCGTTGCTTGTACCTGAAGGGAAGGCAGATTTCCATCTACTTAGGTGCATCTGGAAACCATTGATGACGACTTCAGGTTGGGTGGAAACCTTAAGTCGCCCCTATGGAATCGAGGTGGGAGTTGTTCCAACCGAAGATGCAAAGGTAGTTGAAACCCACCGCCTGATGGCCAGATTACATAGAAATGCGTCCTGCCTTGTCGATGGCGACAGGGAAGGACTGCGTTATGTGGAACATCTGAAAGACACCCCAGCGCCCCCCGCAGCGATCATCCGTTGGAATGATGGGGCAATGATCGAAGACATTGTTGGATGGGTTCTGAAAGCAGGCGAGGACGCCGCGATCGCGATGCTTGCTGAGATCCCTCAGGCATCTATCAGGTCCAGCAGTGATGTCGTGGCCTACTTAAAAGGACACAAAATGGACATCGTGGCATACGAACATGTTGCCGAGGCCATTGCGAATAACGAATCTTGCCGAAAACGCGCTGCCGAGCTATTCAGTGGGCTGGCTTGCGCATGTGCTGGGTCCCCTACGACGCAGCGCTTTCTCCCTGGCCCTGAAGGCGTGTGGGTCTTCCAGCCGTGA
- a CDS encoding tyrosine-type recombinase/integrase encodes MGTADDFMDADGIKILTFTQASKAAQAKFTEWSRAAVLVAGGEVPHEGPYTVADVWRDYLADARVRGVHGVRIMDQIAQAHILPELGAMDVTALTPRRVQRWHQELAQQPRRRTGRARREGEEVIFQEKPATDDERRARRDTANRILTNLKAALNFAQRHGHGRGVNWSEVKPFRNVSQARVRFLSVEEQQRLVNACPPEFRALVQGALFTGARYGELTKLQVRDFNAQAGTLFIQFGKAKGGGYKPRHVALTEEGQRWFVSHSTGRRGDELMFRRGSVARSGRKEALSGFDGWAAYDEVHAMELACEAGQVDKVTFHELRHTYASGLVNRGVPLAFVAEQLGHSDIRMVQKHYGHLAPSAKAEAIRSLAPVLGIGGLGVVQPLEIAKPVSG; translated from the coding sequence GTGGGAACCGCCGACGATTTCATGGACGCCGACGGAATCAAGATCCTCACCTTCACCCAGGCCTCCAAGGCTGCCCAGGCGAAATTCACCGAATGGTCCCGTGCCGCGGTCCTGGTTGCCGGTGGGGAGGTTCCCCATGAAGGCCCCTACACCGTGGCTGATGTCTGGCGGGATTACCTGGCCGATGCCAGAGTGCGGGGCGTTCACGGTGTCCGGATCATGGACCAGATCGCCCAAGCCCACATCCTGCCCGAGCTGGGCGCCATGGACGTGACAGCCCTGACACCGCGGCGGGTGCAGCGGTGGCATCAGGAATTGGCGCAGCAGCCCCGTCGGCGGACGGGCCGGGCCCGGCGGGAAGGGGAGGAGGTGATCTTTCAGGAGAAACCGGCCACCGACGATGAGCGCCGCGCCCGCAGGGATACCGCCAACCGGATCCTCACCAACCTGAAAGCCGCCCTGAACTTCGCCCAGCGCCACGGCCATGGCCGGGGCGTGAATTGGTCTGAAGTGAAGCCCTTCCGAAACGTCAGCCAGGCTCGGGTTCGCTTCCTGTCCGTGGAGGAGCAGCAGCGGCTGGTCAACGCCTGTCCTCCCGAGTTCCGGGCCTTGGTCCAGGGGGCGCTGTTCACGGGCGCCCGGTACGGCGAACTCACCAAGTTACAGGTCCGGGACTTCAACGCCCAGGCCGGCACCTTGTTCATCCAGTTCGGCAAGGCCAAGGGCGGCGGCTATAAGCCGCGCCATGTGGCCTTGACCGAAGAAGGGCAGCGTTGGTTCGTTTCGCACTCGACTGGCCGTCGGGGCGACGAGCTGATGTTCCGTCGGGGTTCCGTGGCACGGTCCGGCCGCAAGGAGGCCTTGTCCGGTTTTGACGGGTGGGCGGCCTATGACGAGGTCCACGCCATGGAGTTGGCCTGCGAGGCCGGCCAGGTGGACAAGGTGACCTTCCATGAGCTGCGGCACACCTATGCATCTGGCCTAGTTAATCGGGGGGTGCCCCTGGCTTTCGTGGCCGAGCAGCTGGGCCATTCGGACATTCGGATGGTGCAGAAGCACTATGGCCACCTGGCGCCCAGCGCCAAGGCGGAGGCCATCCGGTCCTTGGCGCCCGTGCTCGGGATTGGTGGGCTGGGGGTGGTTCAGCCCCTTGAGATCGCCAAGCCGGTTTCGGGCTGA
- a CDS encoding pilus assembly FimT family protein — translation MIQTFPAEGPHARAGRHRGERGLALIELLVVMAIISILCLVYAFSVMDRTAPAVKGTLNGIYGALVEARTLARGSGQAVTVAPTGTGSAAAFAYQTAATGGPAVVSSSVTLTFGASQGRWSLASEPSLAQRAMVDMTGATSGASTAITSLQGKLSTLAVDGGTVFTAGMWTNSLADPSRTWTINANGSLDAEGYIAVVAARGGAPDPEGPVGVLLVTQTGSILRYYRSSPTATWMRL, via the coding sequence ATGATCCAGACCTTTCCAGCCGAGGGGCCACACGCCAGGGCCGGGCGACACCGCGGGGAACGGGGCCTTGCCCTCATCGAACTGCTCGTCGTGATGGCCATCATCTCCATCCTTTGCCTGGTCTACGCCTTCTCGGTCATGGACCGCACGGCGCCGGCCGTGAAGGGCACGCTCAACGGCATCTACGGGGCCCTGGTGGAGGCCCGGACCCTGGCCCGCGGCAGCGGCCAGGCCGTGACGGTGGCGCCCACGGGGACGGGTTCGGCGGCGGCCTTCGCCTACCAGACCGCGGCCACGGGCGGGCCCGCCGTCGTATCCAGTTCCGTCACCCTCACGTTCGGCGCGAGCCAGGGGCGCTGGTCCCTGGCCTCGGAGCCCAGCCTGGCCCAGCGCGCCATGGTGGACATGACCGGCGCGACCTCGGGCGCGTCCACGGCCATCACCAGCCTGCAGGGGAAGCTCAGCACGCTGGCGGTGGACGGCGGCACGGTCTTCACGGCCGGGATGTGGACCAACAGCCTGGCCGATCCCTCCCGCACCTGGACGATCAACGCCAACGGCTCCCTCGACGCGGAGGGCTACATCGCCGTGGTGGCGGCCCGGGGCGGGGCCCCGGACCCGGAGGGCCCCGTGGGGGTGCTGCTGGTCACCCAGACCGGCTCCATCCTGCGGTACTACCGGTCGAGCCCGACCGCGACCTGGATGCGGCTGTGA
- a CDS encoding tyrosine-type recombinase/integrase produces MNTVRNRLSARKVAEATTPGYHLDGGCLYLRIHLRGSVRPRGTRERPTDNVTKCWCFRYRDRATGRKVEHGLGSYLDVSLADAREKAAELRRMLIDGHDPLLQRQQKRTEQKIAAATVLTFDEAAERCIADMKAGWRNAKHAHQWTSTLATYASPVLGKLPVSAIDLPLIRKVLDPIWTTKNETASRVLQRIESVLAWATVSGYRSGDNPARWRGNLDHILPRPGKVQAQEHHPALPYTEIGDFVAALRRQNGVAALALEFLILTAARTNEVIKARWEEFDLEKALWTVPAERMKAHKEHTVPLSPRARDRIRQLAQAKLGPYVFLFPAEAKRPPKEAVRTPSPRPPGTPARPN; encoded by the coding sequence ATGAACACCGTACGAAACAGACTTAGTGCGAGGAAGGTAGCAGAGGCGACAACGCCGGGCTACCACCTGGATGGCGGCTGCCTCTACCTCAGGATCCACCTGCGGGGCTCGGTCCGCCCGAGGGGCACCAGGGAAAGGCCCACGGACAACGTCACCAAGTGCTGGTGCTTCCGCTACCGCGACCGCGCCACGGGCCGGAAGGTGGAACACGGCCTCGGAAGCTACCTCGACGTGTCCCTGGCTGATGCCCGGGAGAAGGCTGCCGAGTTGCGAAGGATGCTGATTGACGGCCACGACCCGCTCCTTCAGCGGCAGCAGAAGCGCACCGAGCAGAAGATCGCCGCCGCCACCGTCCTCACCTTCGATGAGGCCGCTGAGCGCTGCATCGCCGATATGAAGGCCGGCTGGCGGAACGCCAAGCATGCCCACCAGTGGACCAGCACCCTGGCCACCTACGCCTCCCCCGTCCTCGGCAAGCTGCCCGTGTCGGCCATCGACCTCCCCCTTATCCGGAAGGTCCTGGACCCCATCTGGACCACCAAGAACGAAACCGCCAGCCGCGTCCTCCAGCGCATCGAATCCGTCCTGGCCTGGGCCACCGTCAGCGGCTATCGGTCCGGGGACAATCCCGCCAGGTGGAGGGGGAATCTGGACCATATCCTGCCGAGGCCTGGCAAGGTCCAGGCCCAGGAGCATCACCCTGCCCTTCCCTACACGGAGATTGGGGATTTCGTCGCCGCCCTCCGCAGGCAGAACGGGGTGGCGGCCCTGGCCCTGGAATTCCTGATCCTGACCGCCGCCCGCACCAACGAGGTGATCAAGGCCAGGTGGGAGGAGTTCGACCTCGAGAAGGCCCTGTGGACCGTCCCCGCTGAGCGGATGAAGGCCCACAAGGAGCACACCGTGCCCCTGTCACCTCGCGCCCGGGACCGAATCCGTCAACTCGCCCAGGCCAAGCTGGGTCCGTACGTCTTCCTCTTCCCCGCCGAGGCTAAGCGTCCGCCCAAGGAGGCAGTTCGTACTCCGTCTCCGCGACCCCCAGGCACTCCCGCTCGACCCAATTAA
- a CDS encoding DUF6036 family nucleotidyltransferase, whose translation MSPTPIERFLQAIDEQWPETEPRIPFRVLGSTALMLQTAYIRGTKDSDVLGVDPIIGKVAQDLLALAGKDTALHRKHHVYLDVVGSGVPFLPHPPKWNQVRELNARLRSFEVLALDIPDVVVSKLKRFHDNDKADIKAMTDRNLVDHAYLVERFLSAADVFSMDARAQHLTRYAENLNWVERECLGVAETEYELPPWADA comes from the coding sequence ATGTCCCCGACGCCCATTGAACGATTTCTCCAGGCCATCGATGAACAATGGCCTGAGACCGAGCCCCGGATCCCCTTCCGGGTGCTGGGTTCGACCGCCCTTATGCTCCAGACGGCCTACATCCGAGGCACGAAGGACAGCGATGTCCTCGGCGTCGATCCGATCATCGGGAAGGTGGCGCAGGATCTGCTCGCCTTGGCGGGGAAGGACACGGCCCTGCATCGGAAGCATCACGTATACCTTGACGTGGTCGGCTCCGGGGTCCCATTCCTGCCTCATCCGCCCAAATGGAACCAGGTCAGGGAACTGAATGCGAGGCTGCGGTCATTCGAGGTCCTGGCGCTGGACATCCCGGATGTGGTCGTCAGCAAGCTGAAACGCTTCCACGACAATGACAAGGCGGACATCAAGGCCATGACGGATCGGAACTTGGTGGATCACGCCTATTTGGTGGAACGGTTCCTGTCGGCGGCTGACGTCTTCTCCATGGATGCCCGCGCGCAGCACCTCACCCGCTACGCGGAGAACCTTAATTGGGTCGAGCGGGAGTGCCTGGGGGTCGCGGAGACGGAGTACGAACTGCCTCCTTGGGCGGACGCTTAG
- a CDS encoding LytR/AlgR family response regulator transcription factor, with product MKRPSRRTVCSMQEKRMTQQDSRSLKIAIADDESLSLLRLGRCLEKSGCTVVGKFADGATLVDWLQGHDQPDALFIDVKMPGASGLDILAEYSTRLPIVLVTSGAEFAVPAFDFEATDFLLKPFSQERIEKALERVRKQLGVAQAASLAQPAPRIPVLAGTGTLLLEVAKISHFKLERAAVWACTASGEFQTRWRSLNQVLEALPGVRLIRLNRTVVARPEGVRGLRVLRYGKRMILLADGREYIATRMGTRELNRILGLQ from the coding sequence ATGAAGCGGCCGTCCCGGCGCACTGTATGCTCGATGCAAGAGAAGCGAATGACCCAGCAAGATTCCCGCAGTCTGAAGATCGCCATAGCCGATGATGAGTCCCTCTCGCTGCTGAGGTTGGGACGATGTCTGGAAAAATCAGGCTGTACGGTGGTCGGGAAGTTCGCGGATGGGGCCACCCTGGTGGACTGGCTCCAGGGCCATGATCAGCCGGACGCGCTCTTCATCGATGTGAAGATGCCCGGCGCCAGCGGGCTCGATATCCTCGCCGAATACTCCACGCGGCTCCCCATCGTGCTGGTCACCAGCGGTGCGGAGTTCGCCGTGCCCGCCTTCGATTTCGAGGCCACGGACTTCCTGCTCAAGCCCTTTTCCCAGGAACGCATCGAGAAGGCCCTTGAGCGCGTGCGCAAGCAGCTGGGGGTGGCCCAGGCGGCGAGCCTCGCGCAGCCGGCGCCCCGGATCCCGGTGCTCGCGGGCACGGGCACCCTCCTCCTGGAGGTGGCCAAGATCAGCCACTTCAAGCTGGAGCGAGCGGCCGTCTGGGCCTGCACGGCCTCCGGGGAGTTCCAGACCCGGTGGCGGTCCCTGAACCAGGTGCTGGAGGCCCTGCCCGGCGTCCGGCTCATCCGCCTGAATCGCACGGTGGTGGCCCGTCCCGAGGGCGTGCGGGGCCTCCGGGTGCTTCGCTACGGGAAGCGCATGATCCTCCTGGCGGACGGCCGGGAGTACATCGCGACCCGCATGGGCACCCGCGAGCTGAACCGCATCCTGGGTCTCCAGTGA
- a CDS encoding helix-turn-helix domain-containing protein, with product MNNVLTAATATPSRSLIGKKLRDLRKGRSLSQGELGRILGLSQSAISEIELGQSSLSAEQFIHVLKFFNVPASHFDPTPGDTGGAIQKALAAHGANHLAEDPNLLPSENLARVDSIIREALVSGENPRALTALAPVVIRNIGQINLAKLFVQFKDYHLENRYGWLLDNILSAIDLALGAAPSRKQALALTKAATVLRSHRDRVFGGGRSQEAPFEDYLGLPFASPKTKQEVLRKRSAISEAWNILTTIQVTDFAAAIQESHVPDAH from the coding sequence ATGAATAACGTGCTTACAGCCGCCACGGCAACCCCGTCAAGGAGTCTGATTGGCAAGAAGCTCCGCGACCTCCGGAAGGGGCGGAGTTTGTCTCAGGGGGAGCTGGGCCGGATCCTGGGCCTCTCCCAAAGTGCCATTTCTGAGATCGAACTCGGGCAGAGTTCCCTGTCCGCGGAGCAGTTCATTCATGTGCTCAAGTTCTTCAACGTGCCGGCCAGCCATTTCGACCCCACCCCTGGAGACACCGGGGGAGCCATCCAGAAGGCCTTGGCCGCCCATGGTGCGAACCACCTGGCGGAGGATCCCAACCTCCTTCCCAGCGAAAACCTGGCCCGGGTGGATTCCATCATTCGGGAGGCCCTTGTTTCCGGGGAGAATCCTCGGGCCCTGACGGCTCTCGCCCCGGTCGTCATCCGCAATATCGGCCAGATAAACCTGGCCAAGCTGTTCGTCCAGTTCAAGGACTACCACTTGGAGAACCGGTACGGGTGGTTGCTCGACAATATCCTCTCAGCCATCGACCTGGCCCTCGGGGCGGCGCCTTCCCGGAAGCAGGCCCTGGCGCTCACAAAGGCTGCCACGGTTCTTCGAAGCCACAGGGACCGGGTCTTCGGCGGGGGGCGTTCCCAGGAGGCCCCCTTCGAGGACTACCTGGGGCTGCCCTTTGCGAGTCCCAAGACGAAGCAGGAGGTCCTCCGGAAACGCTCCGCGATTTCGGAGGCCTGGAACATTCTCACCACGATCCAGGTCACGGATTTCGCCGCGGCCATCCAGGAAAGCCATGTCCCCGACGCCCATTGA
- a CDS encoding Shedu immune nuclease family protein, protein MRAKIIAIPLGRKKFVTSSAVQFIALGTKLCLIYSPRDGASWIHERFARGDALDIKGTFHLTKADLLEKTEPNNLNDVDYDDSEISFVVAQAEGKYFVFNPAIIQIKVPVLIARGSNPTWKWFTAEEKVSVLKLLADLKPSRIVIGGDASDAIPINEYEKLIAQFPTAYELKYYIKSRLSIVFREFSDAKIDANALLHNYVAKRITSDPKDPIQPFRKVEALKYEYLLKKLRSMLKKDVGYTERHWQKEILGILQLLNPKYVACFTSVIIKDTLTGGNRQVDIMLVDANGNIDVVEIKKPFKAKIVTEGTYRNNHVPHHELSGAVTQVEKYLFHLNRWGNQGEDKLTERFKEHLPVGLKIRIVNPCGLVIMGRDNDLTNQQMADFEIFRRQNKNIVDVVTYDDLVRRLERVLNHFKAKADLQDPEWNDPVKEQ, encoded by the coding sequence ATGCGCGCTAAGATAATTGCCATTCCATTGGGTAGAAAGAAATTCGTGACGAGCTCAGCTGTCCAATTCATCGCCCTCGGCACAAAACTGTGCCTCATCTATAGCCCACGGGATGGCGCCTCATGGATTCATGAGCGATTTGCAAGGGGCGACGCGCTCGACATAAAGGGCACATTTCACCTTACCAAAGCGGATCTTTTGGAGAAAACAGAACCAAACAATCTGAATGATGTAGATTACGACGATTCGGAGATTAGTTTTGTAGTAGCTCAGGCCGAGGGGAAATATTTCGTTTTCAATCCAGCAATCATCCAGATCAAAGTCCCCGTGCTTATAGCTAGAGGATCAAATCCAACCTGGAAGTGGTTCACCGCAGAGGAAAAAGTCTCCGTACTGAAGTTACTCGCAGATTTAAAACCCAGTCGTATTGTAATCGGGGGCGATGCAAGCGACGCAATTCCAATCAATGAATACGAAAAACTAATTGCGCAATTCCCAACTGCCTACGAATTAAAATATTATATCAAGTCACGCTTATCCATAGTGTTTCGTGAATTTTCTGATGCCAAAATTGATGCAAATGCCCTTCTTCATAATTACGTAGCAAAACGCATTACTTCTGACCCCAAGGACCCCATCCAGCCATTCCGGAAAGTAGAGGCACTAAAATACGAATACTTACTCAAAAAGCTCAGATCAATGCTCAAAAAGGATGTTGGCTATACCGAGCGCCACTGGCAGAAGGAAATTTTAGGAATTTTACAACTATTAAATCCGAAATATGTTGCATGTTTTACATCAGTAATTATCAAGGATACCCTAACCGGAGGCAATCGTCAGGTCGACATCATGCTGGTCGATGCTAACGGAAATATTGACGTAGTTGAAATCAAGAAACCATTCAAGGCCAAGATCGTAACCGAAGGAACGTATCGAAATAACCACGTCCCTCACCACGAACTATCAGGAGCGGTTACACAGGTCGAAAAATACCTTTTCCACCTAAACCGATGGGGCAACCAAGGGGAAGACAAATTAACAGAACGTTTCAAGGAGCACCTTCCCGTCGGACTCAAAATCCGAATTGTCAATCCTTGCGGCCTAGTCATCATGGGACGCGATAATGACCTTACAAATCAGCAGATGGCTGATTTCGAGATCTTCCGCCGCCAGAATAAGAACATTGTAGATGTAGTCACATATGATGACCTTGTGCGCCGCTTGGAGCGAGTGCTTAACCACTTCAAGGCCAAAGCCGATCTCCAAGACCCAGAGTGGAATGACCCGGTCAAGGAACAATAG